atctgttgattaggtcatatagacctagatgaatataaaaaacaaagattagcttgatccaaaacttttatggcccccaaaaagtttttaatggtcgacgttcattcaacattgttctcccgtaatgcggtccacttgagattgggatatacctcatttttggtctcataccataaaatgatttagaaacatagatgaacggcacatacatcatggtggggcccacatagcaccgaccatcaaccattaatggctggtggcaggggagtagccaatctatttccgCGGACGCGGAttcggattggatactgacaggttgagtagcgaagaCTTGcttactgaagttacgtcaccaagttatgtgggcccatcatgatgtattttttgtatccacactgtccatccatttggaaatataattttagctaaagattcaaagaatgagtcaattccaaagctccagtggacctcaccatagaaaacagtgaagagagtGACACCAACCatcaaaaacttaaataggccacaaaagtttttgatcaggctgatatttattttttcccttctttcttgtCTATGTTAactcgtgaacgggttggatttcaagtaaaaatcacggtgagccttaggaaggtttcaacggtaggcatcaatctcaccactttcttttttctttttctttttttttgtggtggggtcaattacatatttggatttgcctcattctttaactcatgctctaaaactaaatctccaaatagatggacagtgtagataaagcacatacatcatagtgggcccacatacatcagtgggcccatggaacttgatgacgtcacttcggtagcgaatctcgctattcaacctgtcagtagctaatccacgtctaagtaggatgcggattggttggtgtacctcacaccagctatatagccgttgtattgacgtcagcaagttctgtgggtcccgtcatgaggtatgtgttatatccaaatcatccatccatttgacgagctcattttaaagctgaagacaaaaaaataagctgcaaaaagcagcaggggattggacgtttaccattgaaaccttttttggggtcacagaagttttggatcaatataatatttttttcctcttcatacaagtATTTGTggtcttatgaacatattggatggaaaataaacttaaataggtcactgaagttttggatcaatatgttttcacttcatccaattggaaatgaccttataaacagtttggattgcatataaatacaaggtgggccttatttgaaggttttgttgctactggtgttcaatcttatacaacacatagtgacaatcttcccgctaagaggaaGTGAGGGCCTTaagatgatattttagttttttattaagtattttagtttatttgaattaaatataatgattttattttcatttattaaaaaataatttctttataatgtataacatttccaaacgagagataggggcaaacgtgtcaaattaacatattttagacatttaagatgtttgttaacaaacagctTGTTCCatattcagtacttaatttttagacttcagccataattatcaaacaagtttttttttttagttcaaatttcagattcaagctttagatttcagatccaggcttcagatttcaaattcgatctttagacttcagattcaaCAAACAGGACCTTAGATTCCATCAAACATAATCTCCTTTGACTCATATGAGTAGGGTTCTTATTCATGCTTCAATGGTTAACTCCCGAGAGTTTTAACTTAAGGTCATAGGTTCGAGTACTTATtatggtgaaatctcactatatATGAACAATCAAGATTGACCGGAAAACAAAATGCATCCAACTgcaccacgtgaatttagagcTTTAGTaccttgtagtgtggcccactgactTCCATGGATCCAATTCATTTTCTTGATGTACTTTATTAGGATGAAAAGAATTGCCAACAAATATTAGTAGTCTAATTTTTTTTGGGCTATACCATCTGAATTTAGAGGCTTTAGGTATAAATTATTTCGATGGCCCACTTTAGCGTTGAATTAGCTTGATTTTTAGGatcaaagttttaaaaaaagGGTCGTATGAGCAAGACTCTTTACCCTATTTTTGGTTGTTCGTGGAATAGCTAATTCAGAAAATGACATTTGTTGTTGCACAAAGAAGATATAACATATAAAAGGATCTTAGAAGATATTTAGAATAATTTTTACGGAAGCACAATTGTCGTGGAGTTGAACAATACACGTAATCTGATTACAGGGCATGACTAAGAAGTTCGAGGGACAAATCTTTATACTGAattcatttactatttatagccttaacccAACCATCCGGATGATTCTCATGTTTTGACGGCTGTCGTAACCTTTCCGGCACTACACGACCTTTTGGATGCTTTTCACATTTTAACAATTATTGTAATTGCTTCAGTACTATATGACCTTTGGAGACTTTCTTCTAAACTTGCCACCTGTTCTAATCACCACTTTAGGCTTTCTTACTGAGTCGACTACGTTTTACTTGGCTACTTGATTGACTTTCAGTATGAATATCGGTCACTTGATCAACCTCCTAAATGATTATCAGTTACTTGGTTTACCTCACGTATGATTATCAATAACTTAATCACCTTCTTAGATAATTATCAATCCACTTAGTATACTTTTGAATTTCTTTCAGCTACTTTTTTACCTTTTTATCCTGTTGACTTTGATTTCGTaatacttaattttttttttttttttaaaagacaatcCAAACATATTTGAAACTCTTTAGACCGAAATATCGTTCCCTTACTACAAGGCATCCTTTCTAATTGGGTTTCCATTACCAGTGAGGAATGTGGTACGACAATCTTCTCACCATAATTATTCAGTTATACTCCATCCACATCCGGGTCAGTGGTTTGACGGAATAGATTGCCATGTAACAAAGCTATGGGTATGGTTGACAGTCAACATCGTTTTTTAGACGGCACAAAACTAACGTACGAGTCTCGTTCAATCTATAATGCTCTGGTCAATGGATTGTACATCACGTTTGGCTTTTTGCTTTTACAAgttgatctgaaccattgatatGATCGGTCTCAAGTTTAGACATCCCGTACACTAGAAAACTCAGTAGATTGTAAGATCTTAgtaatagattttattttatttttcatttttctttcttgttgagtGTGGACCACTGATGTGTTTTTTTTTGGTCATTGTCTGTTTGTTGGGCCACTTTTGAAGGGTTGAAAATTTTCCATCTAGGATTCTTTTCAACGGTTTTGATCATAGAATTAATCATGGGCTCCACATGTACGGACCTAATGCATAAGCAGTACCGTACGAACAGTCAGCGGATGATTGAAACCGATGGGAATTATCGTTGTTCAAAGGGTCTTTTTAACAACGGGTAGTTTTTGATACTCTGCCAGGTGGTGGTTGATACACGAGCTCCCAAAGTTGGCACATGTCAGACATTAATTCAAACTAAAACGTCTAACTCGCGGGACTTACTACAGATAGGATGTAACCcccaaatcagattgattgaatgatCAACCGTCCAGTAGTGGCCCCAAATTGGATGATTCGGTAAGCAAATCAATGTAATCGTTGGTCTGTTATTAAGGTACATCTGGTGGATGTTgggcagtttaatttgaattacttatttGGCACGTGTACAATTTATTAATGTCAGAGTATCAACCATGTCAGTCTatcagagtatcaaaattttcttattttaataaTTCAGATATAAAAATAGTAAATGGCCCAAATGAATTATCTATTTCTAAGCTTCAAGAGATGGACAAAGACGGCTAACGCCCTCAAAGAGACCATTGATGGAACGTCCACGGGAGAGGATtatgtgttagctggtgaaacgttagtgggtgttaacctgaccgtatggggcccaccttgatgaatgtgtttcatatccacaccgtccatgcggTTTTACTTCTCACTTTAGGACTTGATCCCAACGATTTTAAgaatatccaagtctcaagtgtgccacaccactggaaactatgctaattgaacattaaaaacttattatgggccATAGAATTTGATCAagataatcttttcattttcccttcattcaggtatgtttgaccttatcaagaggttggatatggaaaataaaaattacgttTGGGCCTAGGTAGATTTTAATGGAGAGCATTCAatagtccattcatttggagaacTAGCTTTAAGGCACgattcaaagaatgaggcagatccaaaaagtTTTAGTgaaccccactatagaaaacacTGGGCAGAGTGACGCACCCATctttgaagccttcctaaggttcaccatgatatttatttaaaatcaaaactatttataagttaacaaaaatattaaagaagggaaaatacaaatatgagcttgatctaaaacttttttggccctttgaatttttttaatggtgggcgtcacttcctccactgtttcttgtggtggagTCCACTAGACATTTGGATTTGATTCGTTCTTtagatcatgctataaaatgatatctccaaatggatggaaggtgttgatacaaaacatacatcatggtgggacccatagaactaggtgacgtcacttcagtagcgagtctcgctactcaacctgtcagtagctaatccgcgcccagcACGGGCAGCACCGATTGACTTGGCAGCAGCCTCACGGTTACGTAGTAAGGCCGCCGTTTCTGTACATCGCATGTGGACAGAAAAACTAGCCATCCTTCGGGTACGACAGTCATAGCCATCGGATTGGTAGGCTACAGATGCAACGGTTGAAAAAGGTGGCTAGCAGATACAATTGGCCCGTCAGCCTCTTCATGGTCACCAGACATCTCAAGAATCATctccgcaaaaaaaaaaaactcaggtgggataCAATACATGAAGCAATATTCAGTCATGCCTAAAACCTGTTAATTCACTTGTTGTGGCctcttttaatttttgtaactGATGGAATTCAGTGTCTCTGTCTTGGTGACGAACAGATTAAAATGACATATGGTAAACTTGATTTTAAAAATTGAATAGTGCATTGGAGATAGAAATCTAGTCACAAACAAACAGATTCAAATGACATTGTGAGCAGCACATAGAGATAGGAATAGATTAATTTAAATGATTCGGATGCCATTGTTGTAGACCTAATGTCATTGTCTCCATTACTTTTATATTTACTGAAGGTGAGGAATTTATACCCCATAGGTGCTTTTCTCATTAAGCTTCACCTGAATTTAGTATTTCTAGCCTAACTAAAACATATGTGTGGTACAATTACTTTAGATCAATTGCAACTATGTTCATAAGTACACGTGTTATACTATCCAATTCTTAAGaaaatccaaactgttgatcaatTAAGCCGGCGTCATATAATTCTTACATATTTCTTCTAAAATTTCTGTAGTAGGTGCCCTTCCTATCCAATGTCTCGATTGTTTCCTTtgctatggcctacctgagttcttGATCAGGCTGAGTTTTGGAATTTAAGTCTAAACATCAAGgctagatctaatccatccactagatggcactcatacatcatggtggctctgCATGGTTTTATTGTTGTAACATACATTCTAATAATGTACCTGATCATTCCCCACCATGCACCATCCTTATGTATGGTGATTGTACACTCCATTCATAGGCCTTATCACGTTGATTAAGTAGTGAGGTCCTCCCAACATTGGGATAGTATATTTGTTGAAAGTAAATAACAATTTAAATACAAAcagaataaaaaatatatattttttgagataattAGATTTATCGAGTTCAAGGCCCAACTTGAATAGTTAATTTCTTAAGTCAAATTTGTTGTCTTTTTAAGTAATTCCAATAAGTACAAACGAAGAAAATTTATAAATTGTTTTCAGAATACAATGAACTCCCAATCTAAATTTTAACATGAAACTTTATATATTTAAGTGTTGAATAAATCTCTAATTTTAATATTGATATACCTTTTTAATATATTAGAAAAACCTAATAAAAAATAAGATTTGAGAGTTCTGCACAGTAGAGAGATTTCTCCGAGTAGACAGAAAAAAGTCATCTAACATTTTAAAACTGTTGCCACATACCATATGTGCAACATGTATAATTCTATTACAGtttaagtgcgcctaataaagcgtaCATGCAACCTTACAACCCATGCAATGCAAGCAAAAATGCTCTCTCTTATATATTAGTTATACACacaatttataaaaattttaaataattaatatatttatttactttttaaaaataatttttatttttattaaaaatatagtAATATTCACCTGACAAGATTTGATTGATGGCTCACTGGACTCCCATTAGGCGGCGCAGCTTTCACCATCCTCAACAATGGTAAGATAAAGGATAAGATTTTTTGATTGGTGGGGCCTCTGCTGTCCGAGATAGCCCCAGCTTTTTTCAAGGTTTTCAGCCGAGTACCTGCTGGACCATAAATAAAATGTAGTCACTAGTTCCGCCAATCAAATCTCGCCACATCATTACACTACCGTTGAAGTTAAAGGTAGTGAACTCCCCGCCTATTCCACATCCGTCATTATGCTCCGCAAGTTAATTAAAGCGACCGTGGCCATCTATTGTAGCCCACAAGTGGAATAATCAAAAGACAAAAATGGATGGCTACAAACAAAAGTTACTCCAACAAACATTCAACCATCCTCGttcaccatcacaaaatccaccaaTCATATGGTTAATTTCCTCAGTGTAGTCCATTCACGATGGGACCATTGGATGCACGGTTggaccatccaaaccgtccatcaagttgAAATCACGATGGAAGTTGTTTTTAACGATTAAGATATTCTGAACATAGAATTCATGAAATCCAAACGATGATTAAATAAAACTATACAATGGTCCAGTTCCAATGAAAAATATCATATACTTGATAATTAATAATATACTATTTTAGATCATGGCCTATCTACAAAGCTaaccaccatttggacggttcagatcatataAACATTCAACAATGCGGTCCCCATCCAACTATACATGATCCACGGTAGTGTGATTGCCGATTCTCCATGGCCTACCATCCACTCTCAATGCTTGCGTGTAACTCACGGGGGCCATCTTTATGCAGCTCTTCTTAGCCATCCATCTCAAGTGGGACGCAAAAATCCAATGGTCACTCTTACAGAACCACGTGCCCCGCTTTTCATCACGTTATAAAGAGATAGCTGGCGCATGATGCTACGCTAATGGACCCGATTCATCGATAACACGTGTTTTATGCATCTAATTAAAACacctaagctctgtgggcccaccatgttttataccATCTAGAAGGTAATAACCATTATTTTAACGTCACATACGTAAAGCTTATGGGGATTTTTAAGACAAGATTCCTAGTAGCTTGTCATTTCTCCCAAATAACCCTCCTGATGGCCAATTGCTTGACAGGTGATTTTTGAGGGATAAAATTATCAAAACAATatcagtttattattattattattattattattattatttaaattgtaATAAAGTCCAGAATTATAAGGCCTACCAAGTCGATGcatgacatccaaaccatctaacacATGTATCTTGACATGATGGCGACCAAAGCTTATATATGTGATTTcgattcatccaggtctttgtgatctaatcaacgggttggatggaaaataaacattacagtgggcactaggaggtttttaatggtggccgttcatcCAACACTGTTTTCttctggtgtggtctacttgagatggAGATCTGTCTGttgtttgggctcatgcactgaaatgatctgaaaacatagatggacggcatggatataatatatacatcattatggggcccaaatagcactgtccagtagccacctcgctactggcagcatcagtaggcaatccacgtccggGTTCGTGATAGGATCCGGGTCCTATATAAATGAAGGGGGCAGGTACCGACAACTCAGGAGTAAAAACCGGCTACAACCAGTCATCGACTccagagagaaaagaaaagaaagaaaagaagagaaaattgaGAAGAAGACGAAACAGCGGCAATTGCCGGCCCCATTCTGTATCCCTTGCTTTCTCCGTTCCTTCATTTCTCCTTCTTCAAATGCTCCAAGTCCTAACCCTAACGCtgaccctaaccctagaagcatGAAAACCAGAGGCAAAAGCCGTCTCCTCTGCTTTCGCCCCTTCGCCGTTGATGAAGCCGATGGCGACATGATCAAATCCGCCGGAAAAAGGACCTCCCTCGCCGGAGATCCTGTTTTCACCTACATCTCCGTCTCCACCGCGGATCTCGGCATTTCTGGAGAAGAAAGCGAGGAAGGAGCTATCGCTGACGGCCGTCGACGGAAAATCGCTCGTCGGATTCTCGCTCGGTTCGTCAGATTGAAAGTTCCAGAAACCCAATCCGTGAGTTTCTATCGTTttcgtcattaaaaaaaaatctcaactgAAATCTATCAAAATCTCTGTTTTTTTCTAGTTTTCTGAGGTTGTTTCGTAATTTTATAACAGGCGAAGGTTAGAAATGGAAAGTTCAGATCAGATCCGATTCACTCTTCGAATTCGTCCGAGAAGAACGCTGCCGTCGTGAAATCGGTTGCGGAAACCTGCCGGAAATCCTCTGAAGTGGACGACCGGAAAATCAAGGCGCCgactgcttcttcttcttcttcttcttcttcttccgtttcttccTCTGGCCGGAAGAACCTAGTCGTCTCAGATTCCGGCGTTTCGCGCTCTCGTCGGAGGATGGAGAAAGGGTCAGGAAAGTACGATTACACCACTGGATTGTATTTACTTCTGATTAGCCTATCGGTGCTGGTCTTGTGGGGCCGGCTTTGCGCGATCCTCTGGACGTCCACGTGTCTCTGTTTCGCGCCTCTCCGGAAAACTGACGACGTTCGGTCGGAAAAAGACGACCAGCCGGGGAACATGAAGAAGTCACCGGAGATTCGTGGGAGGGAGAATCGGAAGCAAGTCATCATGGAAGGGCTGTTTGAAAGGAACCACCACAGTGTTTGAATTTTCACGcgtgtacaaaaaaaaaagaagtatagTAGTCCCCTGCGGACGACGATCCTCTCGCAGCATACGAGCCAGCACATTGCGTTTCCGTGAAATCaaggccgtccatcatgtggggcccacagataacCGTAAAGTATACTGATCGTCCGGGCATTAGGTATAAGAGAAAACTAACCAATAGACCGAATCCAACCACACATCCTGCCCCCTGTATGCGGataacatccactccgttcatcagtttcacGAGGCCCACTCGATGGTTATATAccatctagtctgttcataaCGTGGGTCCCATCGCGACGGAGGGAAAAACAAATGTCCGCCTCATCCAAAACTTCACCATggacccaagaaggtttcaacggtgggtgttcaatttcGTACTGTGTCTTATGGCCGACTTGAGTTTCGGATCTACTGAATTTTGggcaatggatggacggattggatatgaCAGTAGCCAGGTTTTAAGGGGGTTGTGCCACGTGGACGCGTGGCACGTAGAGAGCAACCCAGCATGCATCTCAGGCAGGCGAACCGTGGCCCCCACTAGATTTTCTGGTGGTCCTGGTGTGTAGTCCGCGGCAGGCTGCTTTTACTGGGTCCTATTAATCTATGCGTGAAAGATCTTCTTTACGTATCGTATTCGGATACTTAGCTCTGCTTCTGTTTCAGTCGTTGCCGTCAGACACGTCTGTGTAATTTATTTCTCTTCATGATGTTCGTCTTGCAGAAAATCActgctcctttttcttcttttccctttttacccCCAGCGGGGAAAGATCCAAacattctctttttctctttctttgtttttccttGTCTGTCGTTCTTCCGAGAAACGATTGCGTGGTTGTATATCCACTACCGGAGAgaaagaaattcaaaaaaaaaaaaaaaaaaaacctttgaatTGTATGAAGTGTGGCCATTTGCTGCCATTTTGtaggcaatccaaaccgtttaaactTGTGTATTCCCTCATTGTATAGGTGGTCTTAACAGCCACCACCCTTTATAATATAAGTTGTAATGATTATTATGATCtcctttttattttaaaaaaataaaattatggtCTCATATAAACTATAACAAGGCCTGTCATTGGATCCTCtacttttgaaaaataaaaatttttccatttttattaAGCCATGTCATCACAGAAAACATCATTGCAATGGTATTGATATCATTAGTGATGATATGTCCCAATAAAAATGTGGGGATGAAAAATCTCTGTTCCTAGCAAGTGAGGATCCAAGCACTTTATAAGAGTGCAACGGATCATTATAAGAGTTGTTATGGTCTTTAACAAACGTGTTTTCTATCTTATAATAGACCAATATGATGTCGTTATGAATTTTAAATGAGGCCTAATGGGCCATTACAAGGGTTGTAATGATCTTTCCAAGTCACGGTTCACGCATTCACCGTGATAACCTTTATGCGGTTATGACCCGTTGTTTTCTTGATGTAACAGCCTTTACAACTTTATAAGAGCCATTGCACTATCAAATGGTGAAAAactaaaaatcacattgattatgTGATTGTAAGTGTATTATTTTCTACATTAAATTTGGACTACTCAAAATACTTTTAAGTAGGCATTTAATagccactaattggatggttatgatcactcTTTATGAGAGTGCCACGGATCATTATAGGAGTTGTTACGCCCTTTACCAAACTCTTTATGAGAGTGCAACGGATCATTATAGGAGTTGTTATACGGTCTTCACCAAACGTGTTTTCTATCCTGTAATAGACCATTAAGATGTCGTTACGAATTTTAAATGAGACCTAATGGGCCATTACAAGGGTTGTAATGATCTTTCCAAGTCATGGTTCACGCATTCTCCGTGATAACCTTTATGAGGTTATGGCCCGTTGCTATCTTTATGTAACAGCCTTTACAACTTTATAACAACCATTGCACTATCAAATGGTGAaaaactaaaaatcaggttgagTATGTGACTGTAAGTGTATTATTTTCTACATTAAATTTGGACTACTCACAGTACCTTTAAGTAGGCATTGATagccactaattggatggttatgatcactcTACACGTGCCACATGGTGCCACCTTTAAGCGGATGGGTCACTATCAGAAAATGGTGGTGAGCCGACATGGGTCCAATAAATGTGAGTTGAATGTAGACCACCTTCCAATCATAATTAGCTGGGTGGTTTGCGCGAGGTCCAATTTCCATCACTTCCATTCAATGTAGGTGTTGTGATGCACGTTGATGACAGCCACTCCTGCCTGCAATTTTATGATTCTTTCGTGTGTTTGGATACCACCATTTTCTGATTTTCTTATATCTACGAGTGGCATTGCAGATGCAGGGAAGCGTTCTGGTTTTCTTTCAAAAAATTGAGGTTGGTTGGGTGTTACTTGATTGTCCCGCGTACACGTGTTAAGATGTAATACGCTTGAATAACTGAACCGTTCATCAGACTCGATGTACCAGAAAACACATACTTTTAAAATTTCAGCCCTGTTGGGTACTTGAGTGGGTCGCCATCCTATATCTAACTCTGCCGATGGTGGACTCAGATTGGCAAGCGATCGTtgatcagtgctctgtgggccccactatgatgtatttgtttcatcgacactgtccatccaattttgcaggttattttatggtattagaccaaaaatgaggtagatccaaatctccaatggaccatatcacagaaaacagtgttgattgaacatccacctttaaaaacttctcagggtccacaaaagttttgaatcgagctgatatttattttttccatcatcCGGGTCTGTATTaactaatgaacagattggatttcaaataaacattacagtgggctcaaagaggtttttaacggtggacgttcaatcactactgcttTCCATtcgtgtagtccacctgagttttagatctgcctcatttttaggatcacgcCGTAAAACGAtccggaaaatggatggacagtgcgaataaaacacatacattatgttc
This region of Magnolia sinica isolate HGM2019 chromosome 1, MsV1, whole genome shotgun sequence genomic DNA includes:
- the LOC131237094 gene encoding uncharacterized protein LOC131237094; this encodes MKTRGKSRLLCFRPFAVDEADGDMIKSAGKRTSLAGDPVFTYISVSTADLGISGEESEEGAIADGRRRKIARRILARFVRLKVPETQSAKVRNGKFRSDPIHSSNSSEKNAAVVKSVAETCRKSSEVDDRKIKAPTASSSSSSSSSVSSSGRKNLVVSDSGVSRSRRRMEKGSGKYDYTTGLYLLLISLSVLVLWGRLCAILWTSTCLCFAPLRKTDDVRSEKDDQPGNMKKSPEIRGRENRKQVIMEGLFERNHHSV